A part of Elusimicrobiota bacterium genomic DNA contains:
- a CDS encoding class I SAM-dependent methyltransferase, whose amino-acid sequence MNPSENHTNCHLCLESATLKYKNYPGYQIPSFFDIYYCSSCDTSFSMPRVEGNEIYDLIYKNGPAVRWYNRYWGYSTAVKTKKKPLDYLAESEDVYWGVKESLKQITKNALIPAKILEIGCGLGYLTYSLNKSGYNSQGLDISQEAVNRAIKDYGNYYICEDLFKYAVNHENEYDVIIFTELIEHLNDIYGFMENLRKLLKSDGKIVLTTPNKSFYPSDVLWATDLPPVHCWWLSEKSITHLAEKLNMNVSFLDFKKYYSRHTTWVDLRKIAIPITPPVFDRDGTVIDKTTTVFNRECGIKKILKKAEFVKLIFAKMRYFWVRNNRDLLIPKNRGPVLCAILQKK is encoded by the coding sequence ATGAACCCATCAGAAAACCATACAAATTGTCATTTATGTTTAGAATCAGCAACATTAAAATATAAAAACTATCCAGGGTATCAAATTCCGTCTTTTTTTGATATTTATTATTGTTCTTCTTGTGACACTTCCTTTTCCATGCCTCGCGTTGAAGGGAATGAGATTTATGATTTAATCTATAAAAATGGTCCAGCGGTCAGATGGTATAATCGTTATTGGGGATATTCTACGGCTGTTAAAACTAAAAAAAAACCGTTAGATTATTTGGCTGAATCAGAAGATGTTTATTGGGGGGTTAAAGAATCTTTAAAGCAAATTACCAAAAACGCTTTAATTCCAGCCAAAATCTTGGAAATTGGTTGTGGTTTGGGGTATTTGACTTACTCTTTAAATAAGTCGGGTTATAATTCACAAGGCTTAGATATTTCTCAAGAAGCTGTAAATAGAGCGATAAAAGATTATGGAAATTATTACATATGTGAAGATTTGTTTAAATATGCTGTCAACCATGAAAATGAATATGATGTGATAATATTTACTGAATTGATAGAGCATCTAAACGATATTTATGGCTTTATGGAAAATTTAAGAAAACTTTTAAAATCTGATGGAAAAATTGTTTTGACAACACCTAACAAATCTTTTTATCCATCAGACGTGCTTTGGGCTACAGATCTGCCGCCAGTTCATTGTTGGTGGTTAAGCGAAAAATCTATTACGCATCTTGCTGAAAAATTGAATATGAATGTGTCTTTTTTAGATTTCAAGAAATATTATTCCAGGCATACAACATGGGTGGATTTAAGAAAAATTGCAATCCCAATTACCCCACCAGTATTTGATAGGGATGGAACAGTGATTGACAAAACCACAACAGTATTTAATAGAGAGTGCGGAATTAAAAAGATATTAAAAAAAGCAGAATTTGTTAAATTAATATTTGCAAAAATGCGGTATTTTTGGGTTAGAAATAATCGGGATTTATTAATCCCCAAAAATAGAGGCCCTGTGCTATGTGCAATTTTACAGAAGAAATAA
- a CDS encoding glycoside hydrolase family 99-like domain-containing protein, producing the protein MENKARVIAAYLPQYYPIPENDIWWGKGFTEWTNVGKAKPLFKGHYQPRVPADLGYYDLRVPETRQAQADMARECGIEGFCYWHYWFGNGKRLLDRPFKEVLKSGEPDYPFCLAWANSSWQGIDYGVKGQKLLIKQEYPGLKDHEQHFYEILPALSDHRYIRVENKPLFLIFNPRHLPNPKEFIDCWQNLAVKNGLEGVYFVAQTSDLPAIDPLINEGYDSVNIIRISHPPRYGISTIQKIKRKVFRELVRYNYKDAIKFFSGPEDYSEKVIPSIFPNWDHTPRSGKKGYVLHGSTPELFKKHVEIVLKAVANKPTQKKIIYLKSWNEWAEGNYMEPDLMFGHGYLQALKECLIGS; encoded by the coding sequence ATGGAAAACAAAGCGAGAGTTATTGCGGCCTATCTTCCACAGTATTATCCTATTCCGGAAAACGATATTTGGTGGGGGAAGGGTTTTACGGAATGGACTAACGTCGGAAAAGCCAAACCTTTATTTAAAGGTCACTATCAACCGCGTGTCCCGGCTGATTTGGGTTATTATGATTTGCGTGTGCCCGAAACCAGGCAAGCACAGGCTGATATGGCGCGGGAATGCGGGATAGAGGGCTTTTGTTATTGGCATTATTGGTTTGGAAATGGCAAAAGACTTTTAGATAGGCCTTTCAAGGAAGTGCTAAAGAGTGGGGAACCGGATTATCCATTTTGTTTGGCGTGGGCTAATAGCTCCTGGCAAGGAATTGACTATGGGGTAAAAGGGCAAAAACTTTTAATTAAGCAGGAATATCCCGGATTGAAGGACCACGAGCAACATTTTTATGAAATTCTGCCGGCTTTATCGGATCATCGGTATATTAGAGTTGAAAATAAACCATTATTCTTGATTTTTAACCCACGCCATCTTCCTAATCCAAAAGAATTTATTGATTGTTGGCAAAATCTTGCGGTTAAAAATGGATTGGAGGGTGTTTATTTTGTCGCCCAAACATCCGATTTGCCTGCGATTGATCCATTAATAAATGAAGGATATGACTCGGTAAATATTATTAGAATTTCACATCCGCCTAGATATGGGATATCAACAATTCAGAAGATAAAGCGAAAAGTCTTTAGAGAACTGGTAAGGTATAACTATAAGGATGCTATTAAATTCTTTTCCGGACCTGAAGATTATTCTGAAAAAGTTATTCCGTCAATTTTTCCCAATTGGGACCATACCCCCAGAAGTGGAAAGAAAGGGTATGTTTTACATGGTTCTACTCCTGAGCTTTTTAAAAAACACGTTGAGATAGTTCTTAAAGCAGTTGCGAATAAACCGACACAAAAGAAAATCATATATCTTAAATCCTGGAATGAATGGGCAGAAGGCAATTATATGGAGCCGGATTTAATGTTCGGGCATGGCTATTTACAGGCCCTTAAAGAGTGTTTAATCGGATCATAA
- a CDS encoding class I SAM-dependent methyltransferase, producing MEQFEYRKKIYPKYTSHMTGYANLSEDDYVRWGEAAASYLNGWLPQNKQAQCLDVACGAGHLLHMLKTKGYSNLTGIDISPEQVATAKRIWGNVFEANVLDFLQQHPESFDLITGFDVIEHFTKNEVFEFLGGACRALRPGGILILQTINAESPFGLKVRYGDFTHELAFDVNGLERLLSITGFVNIKARECGPYVHGLKSLIRKILWNLIRQGIKVWNLAETGSPGSCVFTRVFDIKAENPKH from the coding sequence ATGGAACAATTTGAATATCGAAAAAAAATATATCCTAAATACACCAGTCACATGACAGGGTACGCCAATCTATCCGAGGATGATTATGTCCGCTGGGGGGAGGCCGCCGCTTCGTATTTGAATGGCTGGTTGCCGCAGAATAAGCAAGCACAGTGCCTGGATGTGGCATGCGGGGCGGGACATCTGCTGCATATGCTTAAAACAAAGGGGTATTCTAATTTAACCGGAATTGATATCAGCCCCGAACAAGTGGCGACAGCTAAAAGAATCTGGGGCAATGTCTTTGAGGCAAATGTTCTTGATTTCCTTCAGCAACATCCGGAATCTTTTGACCTTATTACAGGGTTTGATGTTATTGAACATTTCACAAAAAACGAAGTTTTTGAATTCTTAGGGGGGGCCTGTCGCGCACTGCGCCCTGGAGGGATACTTATTCTTCAAACTATAAATGCCGAAAGTCCTTTTGGGCTTAAGGTTCGATATGGTGATTTTACGCATGAGCTGGCTTTTGATGTCAATGGTCTTGAACGTCTTTTATCAATCACAGGATTCGTAAATATTAAGGCGCGAGAATGCGGGCCGTATGTGCATGGATTAAAAAGTTTAATCCGCAAAATTTTATGGAATTTAATCCGCCAGGGAATCAAGGTTTGGAATCTTGCCGAGACTGGGTCGCCGGGAAGCTGTGTGTTCACGAGGGTCTTTGATATAAAGGCGGAAAACCCAAAACATTAG
- a CDS encoding glycosyltransferase, with protein sequence MKIVFVGPLWEGSTSLQRMRVLQGMGHKAFPVDTLPARIHKRQNGLALRLLNKIVKGLDWVGANTAIRDLFLSGPGDILWLDKALTILPQTLQYVKNLRPKTIIVGYSPDDMAGPHNQTDRFLKSLKYYDIYFTTKTYGVPELKALGCPDVRFVTNGYDPETHKPYRLTNHEKQIFGGPVGFIGDYEQERADSIRFLADHGVKVRIWGPNWNKMKPHHNIVIEGKPLWGEDYAKAVCAFDINLGFLRKINRDRQTQRSVEIPATRSFMLAERTDEHLALFEEGKEAEYFSSDQELLKKVNYYLENPEEREKIAAAGFERCVSSKYSYHEVIKLMLGHISLIKKY encoded by the coding sequence ATGAAAATTGTATTCGTTGGGCCTTTATGGGAAGGGAGTACGAGTTTGCAGCGCATGCGCGTCCTTCAGGGGATGGGGCACAAAGCCTTTCCTGTTGACACTTTGCCGGCACGGATTCATAAACGCCAAAATGGTTTGGCGTTGAGGCTTTTGAATAAAATAGTAAAAGGCCTGGATTGGGTCGGAGCAAACACTGCGATAAGAGATCTGTTTCTCTCTGGTCCTGGTGACATCTTATGGCTTGACAAAGCTTTAACCATACTTCCTCAAACACTTCAGTATGTGAAAAATCTGAGGCCTAAAACAATTATTGTCGGCTACTCGCCGGATGATATGGCTGGCCCGCATAATCAGACGGATCGCTTTCTTAAATCATTGAAATATTACGATATTTATTTTACAACAAAGACTTACGGCGTTCCCGAGCTTAAAGCGCTGGGTTGCCCGGATGTAAGATTTGTAACTAATGGATATGATCCGGAAACACACAAACCTTACCGGCTAACAAATCATGAGAAGCAAATATTCGGTGGGCCTGTTGGTTTTATCGGGGACTATGAACAGGAGCGTGCCGATTCAATTCGGTTTTTGGCGGACCATGGTGTCAAGGTTAGAATATGGGGCCCGAACTGGAATAAAATGAAGCCGCATCACAATATCGTTATTGAAGGGAAACCATTGTGGGGAGAGGACTATGCAAAGGCTGTCTGTGCTTTTGACATCAATCTCGGTTTTTTACGGAAGATCAATCGGGACAGGCAGACACAAAGAAGCGTGGAAATCCCGGCAACAAGAAGTTTTATGTTAGCTGAGCGCACGGATGAACATCTGGCTCTATTTGAGGAGGGGAAAGAGGCGGAATACTTCAGTTCAGACCAGGAGCTTTTAAAGAAGGTTAATTATTACCTTGAGAACCCGGAAGAGCGGGAAAAAATTGCCGCCGCTGGATTTGAGCGCTGTGTTTCCTCTAAATATTCCTATCATGAAGTCATAAAGCTCATGCTGGGACATATTTCTTTAATAAAAAAATATTAA
- a CDS encoding glycosyltransferase family 4 protein, with protein MKSDKLLLLVTELEDPDFKGGIQVFNQSFVKALAELHVSFSILALNDWQKRNVGFFGKLFRQVLFGCKTFVAVYRHKPDLIICGHVGFSSLCFFLQKLQGIPFITITYGVDVWSLTRIKKMALAASKNILSISNYTRNRICSQLPNYPQKQILLFPTTFDAARFAPGLKSGGIMKKLGIRETDAIVLSVSRLSKSEGDKGCEKIISSVKELVLKFPDLKYVAGGSGDDLPRLRRLVRDHGLGDKILFPGFIPDSELPDYYNLCDLFILPSKKEGFGIVFLEALGCGKPVIAGNRDGSVDAVLGGELGLLIDPDSIAEIKDAIVRVLTKNIPKNMLDKDYLRSRVVQAYGFDSFKNRLEAILS; from the coding sequence ATGAAATCTGACAAACTGCTGCTACTCGTTACGGAACTGGAAGATCCGGATTTCAAGGGTGGAATACAAGTTTTTAACCAATCTTTTGTGAAAGCGTTGGCGGAGTTGCATGTTTCTTTCTCCATATTGGCATTGAATGATTGGCAAAAAAGAAATGTGGGATTCTTCGGTAAATTGTTCCGGCAAGTTTTATTCGGCTGTAAAACGTTTGTTGCGGTCTATCGGCATAAGCCGGATTTGATTATTTGCGGGCATGTGGGATTTTCATCGTTATGCTTCTTTCTGCAAAAGTTACAGGGGATTCCATTTATTACTATTACATATGGCGTAGATGTGTGGAGTTTGACCCGGATCAAGAAAATGGCGCTTGCCGCTTCAAAAAATATCCTTTCCATTAGCAATTATACTCGCAATCGTATTTGTTCCCAGCTGCCGAACTATCCGCAAAAACAAATCTTGTTGTTCCCTACGACATTTGATGCCGCGCGCTTTGCTCCGGGTCTGAAATCCGGGGGAATAATGAAAAAGCTCGGAATTCGCGAAACTGATGCGATTGTCCTTTCGGTTTCCAGATTAAGCAAATCGGAGGGGGATAAGGGTTGTGAGAAGATAATTTCCAGTGTAAAAGAATTGGTTTTAAAGTTTCCCGATCTTAAATATGTTGCCGGCGGCAGCGGTGATGATTTACCCCGCCTTCGCAGACTTGTTCGGGATCATGGACTTGGCGATAAAATATTATTTCCGGGGTTTATTCCGGATTCTGAACTTCCTGATTACTATAATTTGTGCGATTTGTTTATTCTCCCCAGCAAGAAAGAGGGGTTTGGCATAGTCTTTCTGGAAGCGCTTGGATGCGGAAAACCGGTTATTGCCGGCAACCGCGATGGCTCTGTAGACGCTGTTTTGGGCGGAGAGCTTGGATTATTGATCGACCCGGATAGTATTGCCGAAATTAAGGATGCTATTGTCAGAGTTTTAACAAAGAATATCCCCAAAAACATGCTTGATAAAGATTATTTACGGTCGCGTGTGGTGCAAGCGTATGGTTTTGATAGTTTTAAAAATCGTTTGGAGGCAATACTTTCATGA
- a CDS encoding ChbG/HpnK family deacetylase yields MKLRFMADDYGVGAKTNVATASLASGGILSGVSVLASNDSVYPVANERPKDPIYGAHLYLTEFPPLTPKLASMGRGRGLSKKALAVHIFAGRISREDIISEFTAQIEKLAVNGFDVRFLDSHMNIHWLPVVFPAVMEVAKKRGLFGDIRPFAQLDFSLRGNARTYLSLFRAKSLGFKADSRVLVNCPGYKQDRIDLNPALELWDNFLVAVKSKRYEEIVVPCHPGLSPAEVRIYSSPEFRQLLEKHSLTTK; encoded by the coding sequence ATGAAGCTGCGTTTTATGGCTGATGATTACGGGGTGGGCGCGAAAACCAATGTGGCCACCGCTTCTTTAGCTTCCGGCGGAATTCTCAGCGGTGTTTCGGTTTTGGCTTCCAATGATTCAGTCTACCCTGTTGCCAATGAGCGCCCGAAGGATCCCATATATGGCGCGCATTTGTATTTAACTGAATTTCCGCCTTTAACTCCGAAACTGGCGAGCATGGGGCGCGGGAGGGGATTATCCAAGAAGGCTCTGGCCGTGCATATATTCGCGGGCAGGATTTCACGGGAAGATATCATTTCGGAATTTACCGCACAAATTGAGAAACTTGCAGTTAACGGTTTTGACGTGCGGTTTCTTGACTCACATATGAATATCCATTGGCTGCCTGTGGTTTTTCCCGCGGTTATGGAGGTCGCAAAAAAGCGCGGTCTTTTCGGAGATATTCGCCCCTTTGCGCAGTTGGATTTTTCGTTGCGGGGCAATGCCCGCACATATCTTTCCCTGTTCAGGGCGAAGAGTCTGGGGTTTAAGGCCGATTCCAGGGTTTTAGTTAACTGCCCCGGATATAAACAGGATAGAATTGATTTAAATCCGGCTTTGGAATTGTGGGACAATTTCCTGGTGGCGGTTAAATCAAAACGCTATGAAGAAATAGTGGTGCCCTGCCATCCCGGCTTAAGTCCGGCGGAAGTACGGATTTATTCTTCGCCGGAGTTCAGGCAACTGCTGGAAAAACACTCCCTGACTACAAAATGA
- a CDS encoding glycosyltransferase family 2 protein, with amino-acid sequence MTTQTVKLSVSVLIMTQNEEVNIRYAVESVLPYFNQVIVADSFSTDNTLAILKEYPEVEVYQHVFESWAEQRNWMLANCAIRNETVFFLDADEYIDGRLVKELGGVLQSGAEFSAIYLDREYVFLGGTLKYAHGHPLTFRVFKKEGLSFVGEGAREYAKVNGPAITFKSPYIHHDRNPVSVWIRKHNNNSDREAELFISREKRKDVLPVARLSGAQRSKLWVRANLWNKFPLLSRPFLYFPARYILTLGFLEGVPAFIYIYLNAFFYQSLIDAKVLYRKACATDEGPVGASSVPDTDKLPVTVLIMAQNEQENIRYAVESVLPYFNQIIVADSFSTDRTTEILKEYPGVEVYQNTFESWADQRNWMLANCAIRNEKVLFLDADEYITPEFAQEFRQILDSGVNFASIIIKPCFIFMGRQLRYAYGHPKIKRIFSRAVRFFGVGAREYAVLSGACLEIISPIMHRDHKPLFAWVAKHNNNSDREAAAYFERKIFPGEADGGLAGGIKAKLWVRGNIWDKLPLLARPFFYFIYRYFFKLGFMDGKPGFIYCFLHSFLYQSMIDVKIIETRKKKV; translated from the coding sequence ATGACCACGCAAACCGTCAAGCTTTCCGTCTCGGTCCTTATAATGACGCAGAATGAAGAGGTGAACATCCGCTATGCGGTTGAAAGCGTCTTACCGTATTTTAACCAGGTTATAGTTGCCGATTCTTTCAGCACGGACAATACATTGGCGATATTGAAAGAATATCCCGAAGTTGAAGTTTATCAGCATGTTTTTGAGAGCTGGGCTGAGCAACGCAACTGGATGCTGGCTAACTGCGCCATACGCAATGAGACAGTGTTCTTTTTGGATGCCGATGAATATATTGACGGCAGGCTTGTTAAAGAGTTGGGCGGCGTTTTGCAAAGCGGCGCTGAATTTTCGGCAATTTATCTGGATAGAGAATATGTTTTTCTGGGCGGCACGCTTAAGTATGCGCATGGCCATCCGTTGACTTTCCGGGTTTTTAAAAAAGAAGGGCTTTCTTTTGTGGGGGAAGGCGCAAGGGAGTATGCCAAGGTTAATGGGCCTGCTATAACCTTTAAGAGCCCTTATATCCACCATGACCGCAATCCGGTATCTGTGTGGATACGCAAGCATAATAATAATTCCGACCGGGAAGCCGAGCTTTTTATTTCACGGGAAAAGCGGAAGGATGTGCTGCCTGTAGCGAGGCTTTCAGGCGCGCAGCGTTCCAAGTTGTGGGTCCGCGCCAATTTATGGAATAAGTTCCCGCTGCTTTCAAGACCGTTTCTCTACTTTCCAGCCCGCTATATTCTAACGCTGGGTTTTTTAGAGGGTGTTCCCGCTTTTATTTATATTTACTTGAACGCATTTTTTTATCAAAGCCTGATTGATGCAAAGGTGTTATATCGGAAGGCTTGTGCAACGGACGAAGGGCCTGTCGGTGCGTCCTCTGTTCCAGATACCGATAAACTTCCCGTGACAGTTTTGATAATGGCGCAGAATGAGCAAGAGAATATCCGTTATGCCGTGGAAAGCGTATTGCCATACTTTAACCAAATAATAGTTGCCGATTCCTTCAGCACGGATAGGACCACTGAAATACTGAAGGAATATCCTGGGGTTGAGGTTTACCAGAACACTTTTGAAAGTTGGGCTGACCAACGCAACTGGATGCTGGCTAACTGCGCTATCCGCAATGAAAAAGTCTTGTTCTTGGACGCGGATGAGTATATAACTCCTGAATTCGCACAGGAGTTTCGCCAAATCCTTGATTCCGGGGTCAACTTTGCCAGTATAATCATAAAGCCTTGTTTTATTTTTATGGGACGACAGTTACGCTACGCGTATGGGCATCCCAAGATAAAAAGAATATTCTCGCGGGCAGTGCGGTTTTTTGGGGTCGGCGCCAGGGAATATGCGGTTCTGAGCGGGGCTTGTTTGGAAATAATTTCTCCTATTATGCATCGTGATCATAAGCCTCTGTTCGCCTGGGTGGCAAAACATAACAACAACTCTGACCGGGAAGCTGCCGCATATTTTGAGCGGAAGATCTTCCCGGGGGAGGCTGACGGCGGTTTGGCGGGTGGAATTAAAGCCAAGCTCTGGGTCAGGGGGAATATCTGGGACAAACTGCCTTTGCTGGCCAGGCCCTTTTTCTATTTTATATACCGCTATTTCTTTAAATTGGGGTTTATGGACGGCAAGCCGGGATTCATTTACTGTTTCCTGCATTCATTCTTGTATCAAAGCATGATTGATGTTAAAATTATTGAAACCCGCAAAAAGAAAGTGTGA
- a CDS encoding glycosyltransferase, with the protein MKTKYLFVNTHYLPDSHFGGVVESGSKMLKFLRRGAEFRLSTVSRTPQASAPYLAPGDQCYRSLFFHGFAVSLEAIAGLWRDVRSCDVLLINGIFTFPVTLAALYAVILNKPFMVAVRGGLKPWAMAHKKWKKYFYIRLITLPLMRRARYVQVTSLEEEKNIRNLGFKNVINISNGIDAEEFANLPGRDKAGARFGRRLVFLFLSRTNKEKGLDILLSAYRKFCADFSAEGHVLCIVGPDHQGYLKGMGLNYAKENIERLEGVYGEDKLALLRRADVLVLPSYSENFSNVVAEALACETPVITTTGTPWTELEKVGCGLYIEPTADKLFEAMKLMYGKTQIERQEMGRRGRQYILENFNWENKAKQLFVYLEKIAVQK; encoded by the coding sequence GTGAAAACAAAATATCTGTTTGTAAACACCCATTATCTTCCGGATTCTCATTTTGGAGGTGTCGTTGAGAGCGGCAGTAAAATGCTTAAGTTTTTACGGCGGGGAGCGGAATTCCGCCTTTCCACTGTAAGCCGTACACCGCAAGCCAGTGCCCCTTACCTGGCCCCAGGGGACCAGTGCTATCGTTCGCTGTTCTTTCATGGGTTTGCTGTCTCGTTGGAGGCTATAGCCGGGCTCTGGCGCGATGTTCGTTCTTGTGACGTTTTGCTGATAAACGGAATTTTTACTTTTCCGGTCACATTGGCAGCCTTGTATGCAGTTATCCTGAACAAGCCTTTTATGGTAGCTGTAAGGGGGGGCCTTAAACCATGGGCAATGGCGCACAAAAAATGGAAGAAATATTTTTATATCAGGTTAATCACTTTGCCGCTTATGAGGAGGGCGCGGTATGTGCAGGTTACCTCCCTGGAAGAAGAGAAGAATATAAGAAATCTCGGTTTTAAGAATGTAATCAATATCTCAAATGGTATTGATGCCGAAGAATTTGCCAACCTTCCCGGCAGAGACAAAGCCGGGGCACGATTTGGCCGCCGTTTAGTGTTTTTGTTTCTTTCGCGGACCAATAAAGAAAAAGGGCTGGATATCTTACTGTCGGCGTATAGGAAGTTTTGTGCCGATTTCTCTGCGGAAGGGCATGTGCTTTGCATAGTAGGACCTGATCACCAGGGGTATTTGAAAGGCATGGGTTTGAATTATGCCAAAGAGAATATAGAGCGCCTGGAGGGAGTTTACGGAGAAGATAAACTGGCGCTCCTTAGGCGTGCTGATGTGCTTGTGCTGCCCTCCTACAGCGAAAACTTCAGCAATGTGGTGGCTGAGGCGCTTGCCTGCGAAACCCCGGTTATAACCACCACCGGCACACCATGGACGGAGCTGGAAAAAGTAGGATGCGGGCTTTATATTGAGCCGACGGCTGATAAGCTTTTTGAAGCCATGAAGCTTATGTATGGCAAAACCCAAATTGAACGCCAGGAGATGGGCCGCAGGGGCAGGCAATATATTCTTGAAAACTTTAATTGGGAAAATAAGGCAAAACAGCTTTTTGTATATCTGGAAAAAATCGCTGTTCAAAAATGA
- a CDS encoding glycosyltransferase family 2 protein: MKISVITAAYKSGGTIADAIKSLLAQTYKDVEHIIIDGGSVDGTRDIVASFGDKISRFVSEPDNGIYDAMNKGIKLATGDIVGVLNSDDMYADKNALARVAAAFENPEVDVCYGDLVYVSPVNIDKPVRVWKSSPYAPGCFLSGWVPPHPTFFARRPVYTKHGGFDLSFPLAADFELMLRFLHCYKLKSVYIPATIMKMRLGGATNKNAGNVLRQNIEIFKAGRKNGVPLRWRFFIGKLYDRLLQYIRADNICG, translated from the coding sequence ATGAAAATTTCTGTTATTACTGCGGCTTATAAGTCCGGCGGCACTATTGCTGACGCCATAAAATCGCTGTTAGCCCAGACCTACAAGGATGTGGAGCATATAATCATTGACGGCGGGTCTGTGGACGGCACTCGCGACATTGTGGCGTCTTTCGGGGATAAAATATCACGCTTTGTAAGCGAACCGGATAATGGTATTTATGACGCCATGAATAAGGGGATAAAACTGGCAACCGGTGATATTGTAGGCGTTTTAAATTCGGACGATATGTATGCGGACAAAAATGCCCTTGCCCGGGTGGCTGCGGCGTTTGAGAACCCGGAGGTGGATGTCTGCTACGGAGATTTGGTATATGTGTCCCCGGTCAATATTGATAAACCCGTGCGGGTTTGGAAGTCTTCCCCTTACGCGCCCGGCTGTTTTCTGTCAGGGTGGGTGCCCCCTCATCCCACTTTTTTTGCGCGCAGGCCGGTATATACGAAGCACGGCGGGTTTGACCTGTCTTTTCCGCTGGCGGCTGATTTTGAACTGATGCTGCGCTTCCTGCATTGCTATAAACTTAAATCCGTTTATATACCGGCAACCATAATGAAGATGCGTTTAGGCGGGGCCACTAACAAAAACGCGGGGAATGTTTTACGTCAGAATATAGAGATTTTTAAGGCCGGGCGCAAGAACGGCGTGCCCCTGCGCTGGCGGTTTTTTATAGGTAAGCTGTATGACAGACTTTTGCAATATATAAGGGCGGACAACATATGCGGATAG
- a CDS encoding NAD-dependent epimerase/dehydratase family protein: MRIVVTGAGGFIGRHLCRALKKSGFQVLGCVMEPEQKAAIREEVEVFVSGKIDGSTAWHNALKKDDIVVHLAARVHVMRETASDPLEAFRRVNVTGTENLARQAAAAGATRIVFMSTVGVNGNNSGERAYIESDPPQPHNYYSVSKHEAEEKLSRISAETGLEAVMLRAPLVYGPEAPGNFFALIKVVSKGLPLPLASIRNRKSFVYIGNLVNAIILCCTHTAAAGNTYLVSDGEDISTPELIRRLANALGRPPRLFPFPPALMRLAGKLTGKTTAVDRLLGSLVVDSGRIRRELGWKPPFTVTEGLRETAEWYITTGRLSN, encoded by the coding sequence ATGCGGATAGTTGTAACCGGCGCGGGGGGGTTTATTGGCAGGCATCTTTGCCGTGCGCTTAAAAAAAGTGGTTTTCAGGTATTGGGATGCGTTATGGAGCCGGAGCAAAAGGCTGCCATCCGAGAAGAGGTGGAAGTGTTCGTTTCAGGGAAGATTGACGGCAGTACGGCTTGGCATAATGCCTTAAAAAAGGATGATATTGTTGTGCATTTGGCCGCACGCGTACATGTTATGCGTGAAACAGCCTCCGATCCGCTGGAAGCATTTCGCAGGGTAAATGTCACAGGTACGGAAAATCTGGCCAGGCAGGCGGCGGCGGCTGGGGCAACGCGTATTGTTTTTATGAGCACTGTGGGCGTGAATGGCAACAATTCTGGAGAGCGGGCTTACATTGAAAGCGATCCCCCACAACCGCATAATTACTATTCCGTCTCAAAACATGAGGCGGAAGAAAAATTGTCCCGGATTTCTGCTGAAACCGGCTTGGAAGCTGTTATGCTACGCGCGCCGCTTGTTTACGGGCCAGAAGCTCCTGGCAACTTTTTCGCGCTTATTAAAGTTGTCAGCAAAGGCTTGCCGCTTCCTCTGGCGTCAATACGCAACCGAAAAAGTTTTGTGTATATTGGGAACCTTGTTAACGCTATAATTCTTTGTTGTACGCATACCGCAGCCGCGGGTAACACATATCTTGTAAGCGATGGAGAGGATATATCTACACCGGAACTGATACGCAGGTTGGCAAACGCTTTGGGCCGTCCGCCGCGCCTTTTTCCGTTCCCGCCCGCTTTGATGCGGCTTGCGGGGAAGCTGACCGGCAAAACGACAGCTGTTGACCGGCTTCTGGGTTCTCTTGTGGTGGATAGCGGCAGGATCCGGCGCGAATTAGGCTGGAAGCCGCCATTTACTGTGACAGAGGGGTTAAGAGAGACGGCGGAGTGGTATATAACAACTGGGCGACTAAGTAACTAG